In Solanum pennellii chromosome 3, SPENNV200, a single window of DNA contains:
- the LOC107012309 gene encoding root phototropism protein 3-like isoform X1, which translates to MMKLSPESVNLSGKSTHFSAECWFDDTCILDMDYFVKTLSGIKAKGVRPELIGSIITHYASKWLPDLSNDEGISDVFISQKDFEDSPESVTAIWMKKRFFVETLVGILPPEKDSIPCNFLLRLLRVANMVRVEPSYRVDLEKRISWQLDQATLKELLIPSFVHTCGTLLDVELVLRLVKRFMNLDESVRSGSALIKVAKLVDNYLAEAAVDANLTWSEFFGLADALPAHARSTDDGLYRAIDTYLKTHPGVSKQERKTLCRLIDSRKLSLEASLHAAQNERLPVRAVIQLLLSEQTKVNRHQIDWSGSFVSGARSPNQLGLIEPPARCMSKREMNAQQMEIKRLKEDVLRLQSQCMTMQSQIEKLLEKKRGSGLFGWKKIIVPSLVNKVDKIGEIDRETDVGRQTPGDMKTRLVRGRTPNKWRKSLS; encoded by the exons atgatgaaattgtCACCAGAATCCGTTAATCTTTCCGGCAAATCCACGCATTTCTCGGCCGAATGTTGGTTCGACGACACATGTATCCTCGACATGGACTACTTTGTCAAGACACTTTCCGGTATTAAAGCAAAAGGTGTCCGTCCTGAACTCATTGGCTCAATTATTACTCACTACGCTTCTAAATGGCTCCCTGACCTTTCTAATGACGAAGGtat TTCAGATGTTTTTATCAGCCAGAAAGATTTTGAGGACTCACCGGAAAGTGTAACAGCGATATGGATGAAGAAGAGGTTTTTCGTGGAAACATTAGTGGGAATTCTCCCGCCGGAGAAGGATTCGATTCCGTGCAATTTCCTCTTACGGTTGCTTCGGGTAGCGAATATGGTTCGGGTCGAGCCAAGTTACCGGGTTGATTTGGAGAAAAGGATATCATGGCAATTGGATCAGGCTACATTGAAGGAGTTATTGATTCCATCATTTGTTCATACGTGTGGGACATTATTGGATGTTGAACTTGTTCTTAGGTTGGTTAAGAGGTTTATGAATTTGGATGAAAGTGTAAGAAGTGGATCTGCTTTAATTAAAGTTGCTAAACTTGTCGATAATTACTTAGCTGAAGCTGCTGTTGATGCTAATTTGACATGGTCGGAGTTTTTTGGACTTGCTGATGCACTTCCTGCTCATGCTCGTTCTACAGATGATGGCTTGTACAGAGCCATTGATACCTACCTCAAA ACACATCCCGGGGTgtcaaaacaagaaagaaaaactcTATGTAGATTGATTGACAGCAGAAAGCTATCGCTAGAGGCATCTCTACACGCAGCACAAAACGAACGTTTACCAGTACGGGCAGTAATTCAATTGTTGTTATCCGAACAAACAAAGGTTAACAGGCATCAAATTGATTGGAGTGGTTCTTTTGTAAGCGGAGCGCGAAGTCCCAATCAACTAGGACTAATTGAGCCTCCAGCTCGGTGTATGTCAAAGCGCGAAATGAACGCTCAGCAAATGGAGATAAAGAGGTTAAAAGAAGATGTCCTGAGGCTACAGAGTCAGTGTATGACAATGCAATCACAAATTGAGAAGTTGTTAGAGAAGAAAAGAGGAAGTGGTTTGTTTGGTTGGAAAAAGATAATTGTGCCTTCTTTAGTGAATAAGGTTGATAAAATTGGAGAAATTGATAGAGAAACTGATGTGGGAAGACAAACACCAGGGGATATGAAGACTAGGCTTGTTAGAGGCAGAACACCTAACAAATGGAGGAAATCTTTGTCCTga
- the LOC107012309 gene encoding root phototropism protein 3-like isoform X2, with protein sequence MMKLSPESVNLSGKSTHFSAECWFDDTCILDMDYFVKTLSGIKAKGVRPELIGSIITHYASKWLPDLSNDEGSDVFISQKDFEDSPESVTAIWMKKRFFVETLVGILPPEKDSIPCNFLLRLLRVANMVRVEPSYRVDLEKRISWQLDQATLKELLIPSFVHTCGTLLDVELVLRLVKRFMNLDESVRSGSALIKVAKLVDNYLAEAAVDANLTWSEFFGLADALPAHARSTDDGLYRAIDTYLKTHPGVSKQERKTLCRLIDSRKLSLEASLHAAQNERLPVRAVIQLLLSEQTKVNRHQIDWSGSFVSGARSPNQLGLIEPPARCMSKREMNAQQMEIKRLKEDVLRLQSQCMTMQSQIEKLLEKKRGSGLFGWKKIIVPSLVNKVDKIGEIDRETDVGRQTPGDMKTRLVRGRTPNKWRKSLS encoded by the exons atgatgaaattgtCACCAGAATCCGTTAATCTTTCCGGCAAATCCACGCATTTCTCGGCCGAATGTTGGTTCGACGACACATGTATCCTCGACATGGACTACTTTGTCAAGACACTTTCCGGTATTAAAGCAAAAGGTGTCCGTCCTGAACTCATTGGCTCAATTATTACTCACTACGCTTCTAAATGGCTCCCTGACCTTTCTAATGACGAAG GTTCAGATGTTTTTATCAGCCAGAAAGATTTTGAGGACTCACCGGAAAGTGTAACAGCGATATGGATGAAGAAGAGGTTTTTCGTGGAAACATTAGTGGGAATTCTCCCGCCGGAGAAGGATTCGATTCCGTGCAATTTCCTCTTACGGTTGCTTCGGGTAGCGAATATGGTTCGGGTCGAGCCAAGTTACCGGGTTGATTTGGAGAAAAGGATATCATGGCAATTGGATCAGGCTACATTGAAGGAGTTATTGATTCCATCATTTGTTCATACGTGTGGGACATTATTGGATGTTGAACTTGTTCTTAGGTTGGTTAAGAGGTTTATGAATTTGGATGAAAGTGTAAGAAGTGGATCTGCTTTAATTAAAGTTGCTAAACTTGTCGATAATTACTTAGCTGAAGCTGCTGTTGATGCTAATTTGACATGGTCGGAGTTTTTTGGACTTGCTGATGCACTTCCTGCTCATGCTCGTTCTACAGATGATGGCTTGTACAGAGCCATTGATACCTACCTCAAA ACACATCCCGGGGTgtcaaaacaagaaagaaaaactcTATGTAGATTGATTGACAGCAGAAAGCTATCGCTAGAGGCATCTCTACACGCAGCACAAAACGAACGTTTACCAGTACGGGCAGTAATTCAATTGTTGTTATCCGAACAAACAAAGGTTAACAGGCATCAAATTGATTGGAGTGGTTCTTTTGTAAGCGGAGCGCGAAGTCCCAATCAACTAGGACTAATTGAGCCTCCAGCTCGGTGTATGTCAAAGCGCGAAATGAACGCTCAGCAAATGGAGATAAAGAGGTTAAAAGAAGATGTCCTGAGGCTACAGAGTCAGTGTATGACAATGCAATCACAAATTGAGAAGTTGTTAGAGAAGAAAAGAGGAAGTGGTTTGTTTGGTTGGAAAAAGATAATTGTGCCTTCTTTAGTGAATAAGGTTGATAAAATTGGAGAAATTGATAGAGAAACTGATGTGGGAAGACAAACACCAGGGGATATGAAGACTAGGCTTGTTAGAGGCAGAACACCTAACAAATGGAGGAAATCTTTGTCCTga
- the LOC107012535 gene encoding pentatricopeptide repeat-containing protein At1g15510, chloroplastic, whose translation MAAVSAKTPTISLPLDPQNPQFSKLHSSKSLNFSHIFQKSHLFSLKNPHQNSILSSSSTSTPTTDPNSHLIQLCFHNQLEQAIVFLKSIKDLHGTIEEDTFVTLARLCEFKRASNEACEVFSCILNCMTQLSLRLGNALLSMFVRLGNLGDAWYVFGKMEERDVFSWNVLIGGYAKNGYFDEALDLYQRMLWVGIRPDVYTFPCVLRTCGGLPDWRMGREIHAHVIRFSYDSEIDVVNALITMYVKCGDVCSARVLFDGMSKRDRISWNAMISGYFENGEFLEGLVLFSSMREFGFLPDLMTMTSVISACEALGDDRLGRALHGYVSRMEFYSDVSAHNSLIQLYSAIGSWEEAEKIFDRIQCKDVVSWTAMISGYESNGFPEKALKTYKMMELEGVMPDEITIASVLSACTSLGLLEMGVKLQHLAERRGLIAYVIVSNTLIDLFSKCNCIDKALEIFHRIPDKNVISWTSIILGLRINNRSLEALNFFREMKRHQDPNSVTLMSVLSACSRIGALMCGKEIHAYVLRNGMEFHGFLPNALLDFYVRCGRMAPALNLFNMQKEDVTAWNILLTGYAQRGLGALAIELFDGMISSRVKPDEITFISLLRACSRSGLVTEGLDYLNSMESKYCIVPNLKHYACVVDLLGRAGFVEDAYDFILSLPVKPDSAIWGALLNACRIHRQVELGELAARHILETDERGVGYYVLLCNFYSDNGRWDEVVRLRKFMIEKGLTIDPGCSWIEVKGNVHAFLSGDNLHPQRKEINAVLEGFYEKMEAARRSKSERHTVNEVKNSKAEIFCGHSERLAIGFGLINTAPGTPIWVTKNLYMCKSCHDTIKFISEVVRREIAVRDTEQFHHFKDGRCTCGDENYLGET comes from the coding sequence ATGGCGGCGGTCTCTGCTAAAACCCCAACTATATCTCTCCCTTTAGACCCCCAGAACCCTCAATTCTCTAAACTCCATTCTtctaaatctctaaatttcTCTCATATCTTCCAAAAATCCCATCTTTTTTCCCTTAAAAACCCCCACCAAAATTCTATCCTTAGTTCCTCTTCCACCTCTACTCCCACCACTGACCCAAATTCCCATCTTATCCAATTATGCTTCCACAACCAGCTGGAACAAGCAATAGTGTTCTTGAAGTCAATAAAGGACCTTCATGGCACCATAGAAGAAGACACTTTTGTTACTTTAGCTAGGCTTTGTGAATTCAAGAGAGCATCGAATGAGGCGTGTGAAGTATTTTCTTGCATACTCAACTGTATGACCCAGTTGAGCTTGAGGCTTGGAAATGCCTTGCTGAGTATGTTTGTCAGGTTGGGGAATTTGGGTGATGCTTGGTATGTTTTTGGGAAAATGGAGGAAAGGGATGTGTTCTCTTGGAATGTTTTGATTGGTGGGTATGCGAAAAATGGGTATTTTGATGAGGCTTTGGATTTGTATCAACGGATGTTGTGGGTTGGAATTAGGCCTGATGTCTATACTTTTCCTTGTGTCTTGAGGACTTGTGGGGGTTTGCCTGATTGGAGAATGGGTAGGGAGATACATGCTCATGTAATACGTTTTAGCTATGATTCGGAAATCGATGTCGTTAATGCATTGATTACAATGTATGTTAAGTGTGGTGATGTTTGCAGTGCAAGAGTGCTGTTTGATGGAATGTCTAAGAGAGATAGAATTTCTTGGAATGCTATGATTTCGGGTTACTTTGAGAATGGTGAGTTTTTGGAGGGGTTAGTCTTGTTCTCCTCAATGCGGGAATTTGGTTTTCTTCCGGATTTGATGACCATGACAAGTGTGATTTCAGCTTGTGAGGCTCTTGGGGATGACAGGTTAGGGAGAGCACTTCACGGGTATGTGTCAAGAATGGAATTTTATAGTGATGTTTCGGCTCATAACTCTCTCATTCAACTTTATTCAGCTATTGGGAGCTGGGAGGAAGCAGAAAAGATCTTTGATAGGATACAATGTAAAGATGTAGTTTCATGGACTGCAATGATCTCGGGTTATGAGAGTAATGGGTTTCCTGAGAAGGCCCTTAAAACGTACAAAATGATGGAGCTAGAAGGTGTCATGCCGGATGAAATTACTATTGCTTCTGTTCTATCTGCCTGTACGTCATTAGGCCTTCTAGAAATGGGTGTTAAGCTTCAACATCTAGCCGAAAGAAGAGGACTTATAGCATACGTGATTGTCTCAAACACTCTGATCGACTTGTTTTCGAAGTGCAACTGTATTGACAAGGCATTGGAAATTTTTCACAGGATACCGGATAAAAATGTCATATCTTGGACTTCTATCATTCTTGGTCTTAGGATAAATAATCGCAGTTTGGaagctttaaatttttttagagaaatGAAACGCCATCAGGATCCCAATTCTGTTACCTTAATGTCTGTCCTCTCTGCATGTTCTAGAATCGGTGCACTGATGTGTGGTAAAGAAATACATGCATATGTATTGAGAAATGGAATGGAATTTCATGGTTTTTTACCCAATGCACTCCTTGATTTCTACGTGAGGTGTGGAAGGATGGCCCCAGCACTGAATCTGTTTAATATGCAGAAAGAGGATGTTACTGCTTGGAATATCTTGCTGACTGGCTATGCTCAGCGAGGGCTAGGTGCACTTGCAATCGAGCTTTTTGATGGAATGATAAGTTCAAGAGTAAAGCCAGACGAAATTACTTTCATTTCTCTGTTACGTGCTTGTAGTAGATCTGGGTTGGTGACTGAAGGCCTTGATTATTTGAATAGCATGGAGAGTAAATACTGTATTGTTCCCAATCTGAAGCATTATGCTTGTGTGGTTGATCTGCTAGGCCGTGCAGGTTTTGTGGAAGATGCTTATGATTTTATTCTATCATTGCCTGTGAAACCCGATTCCGCTATCTGGGGGGCTTTATTAAATGCGTGTAGGATCCACAGGCAGGTTGAACTTGGAGAACTAGCAGCTAGACACATCCTTGAAACAGATGAGAGAGGTGTGGGATATTATGTACTCCTCTGCAACTTCTATTCTGACAATGGTAGATGGGATGAAGTTGTAAGATTAAGGAAGTTTATGATAGAAAAAGGACTGACTATTGATCCTGGTTGCAGCTGGATAGAAGTAAAGGGAAATGTACATGCATTTCTTAGTGGTGATAACTTACATCCCCAAAGGAAGGAGATTAATGCAGTTCTAGAAggattttatgaaaaaatggaGGCAGCACGTCGTAGTAAATCAGAGAGACATACAGTAAATGAAGTTAAAAACTCAAAAGCCGAGATCTTTTGTGGACACAGTGAGAGACTAGCTATTGGATTTGGTCTTATAAATACAGCTCCAGGGACGCCTATTTGGGTTACAAAGAATCTTTATATGTGCAAGAGCTGTCACGACACAATCAAGTTTATCTCTGAGGTTGTTCGGAGGGAGATTGCAGTTAGAGATACTGAGCAATTCCATCATTTTAAGGATGGAAGATGCACATGTGGGGATGAAAATTATTTGGGAGAAACTTGA
- the LOC107012309 gene encoding root phototropism protein 3-like isoform X3, with product MMKLSPESVNLSGKSTHFSAECWFDDTCILDMDYFVKTLSGIKAKGVRPELIGSIITHYASKWLPDLSNDEDVFISQKDFEDSPESVTAIWMKKRFFVETLVGILPPEKDSIPCNFLLRLLRVANMVRVEPSYRVDLEKRISWQLDQATLKELLIPSFVHTCGTLLDVELVLRLVKRFMNLDESVRSGSALIKVAKLVDNYLAEAAVDANLTWSEFFGLADALPAHARSTDDGLYRAIDTYLKTHPGVSKQERKTLCRLIDSRKLSLEASLHAAQNERLPVRAVIQLLLSEQTKVNRHQIDWSGSFVSGARSPNQLGLIEPPARCMSKREMNAQQMEIKRLKEDVLRLQSQCMTMQSQIEKLLEKKRGSGLFGWKKIIVPSLVNKVDKIGEIDRETDVGRQTPGDMKTRLVRGRTPNKWRKSLS from the exons atgatgaaattgtCACCAGAATCCGTTAATCTTTCCGGCAAATCCACGCATTTCTCGGCCGAATGTTGGTTCGACGACACATGTATCCTCGACATGGACTACTTTGTCAAGACACTTTCCGGTATTAAAGCAAAAGGTGTCCGTCCTGAACTCATTGGCTCAATTATTACTCACTACGCTTCTAAATGGCTCCCTGACCTTTCTAATGACGAAG ATGTTTTTATCAGCCAGAAAGATTTTGAGGACTCACCGGAAAGTGTAACAGCGATATGGATGAAGAAGAGGTTTTTCGTGGAAACATTAGTGGGAATTCTCCCGCCGGAGAAGGATTCGATTCCGTGCAATTTCCTCTTACGGTTGCTTCGGGTAGCGAATATGGTTCGGGTCGAGCCAAGTTACCGGGTTGATTTGGAGAAAAGGATATCATGGCAATTGGATCAGGCTACATTGAAGGAGTTATTGATTCCATCATTTGTTCATACGTGTGGGACATTATTGGATGTTGAACTTGTTCTTAGGTTGGTTAAGAGGTTTATGAATTTGGATGAAAGTGTAAGAAGTGGATCTGCTTTAATTAAAGTTGCTAAACTTGTCGATAATTACTTAGCTGAAGCTGCTGTTGATGCTAATTTGACATGGTCGGAGTTTTTTGGACTTGCTGATGCACTTCCTGCTCATGCTCGTTCTACAGATGATGGCTTGTACAGAGCCATTGATACCTACCTCAAA ACACATCCCGGGGTgtcaaaacaagaaagaaaaactcTATGTAGATTGATTGACAGCAGAAAGCTATCGCTAGAGGCATCTCTACACGCAGCACAAAACGAACGTTTACCAGTACGGGCAGTAATTCAATTGTTGTTATCCGAACAAACAAAGGTTAACAGGCATCAAATTGATTGGAGTGGTTCTTTTGTAAGCGGAGCGCGAAGTCCCAATCAACTAGGACTAATTGAGCCTCCAGCTCGGTGTATGTCAAAGCGCGAAATGAACGCTCAGCAAATGGAGATAAAGAGGTTAAAAGAAGATGTCCTGAGGCTACAGAGTCAGTGTATGACAATGCAATCACAAATTGAGAAGTTGTTAGAGAAGAAAAGAGGAAGTGGTTTGTTTGGTTGGAAAAAGATAATTGTGCCTTCTTTAGTGAATAAGGTTGATAAAATTGGAGAAATTGATAGAGAAACTGATGTGGGAAGACAAACACCAGGGGATATGAAGACTAGGCTTGTTAGAGGCAGAACACCTAACAAATGGAGGAAATCTTTGTCCTga